TTCATAACCTGGTAAATTAAACTCAACTTCCGTGTTCTCTAAACCAAACGATGTGGAGACAAAAATATCCTGGTTGCTTTTAACTTCCACCCAATCCGACGAGAGAGTCATAAATCCAAATACTAAAATTACAAGTAAAAATATTTTCTTCATTCAATTCCTTCCTTTACACTATTTATTATTTACTTAATGTTAAGCAAATAACATTCCATGTTGTGTTTCTTTTAACAGGGATATCTTGTAAAGAAAAAACCTTCCAAACTGACGTCTGGAAGGTTTTTATCGTTTATTTCCTGATTATTTTCTATTTCATCAAAACCAGTTTCTTAACGTTTGAAACATAACCCGATTCAGATTTTGCATTGAATCTGGCAAAATAAATTCCACTGGAAACTATTCTATTATTAGAATCTTTCCCGTTCCAAATTACCTGTTGCAAGCCAGCGTTTTGTTCTTCATCTAATAATGTTGTGATCTTTTGACCTTTCTGATTGTAAATATCGATAGAAACAAGGCTTTTTTGTTTCAAACTGTAACTGATCGTTGTGGTGGGATTAAATGGGTTGGGATAGATTTCTCGAAGTTCTGTATTTACTGGTATTAGATTTCCAGCAGCATCCGTGTGTTCCACGACTGCAATATTGGATGGATCCGATTGATGATCGCCGGAATAGAGCGCTGTGACGTAATATTCATAGGTACCGGCAGGTACGTTGATGTCTACATAAAAAGTTGTTGTTGTTGTATTCAACTCTGCTCCATCCCTATAAACAATATATTCTATAAATTCTCTACTTTGTGCTGGCGGCTGCCATAAAAGAGCAATATTATTTCCCTGAGAATTCGCAGTTAAATTTTGCGGAGCAGCAAGAACCAGATCGACAGTAATACTTGGAGATGGATCTGATTCACCCTGATCGTAAACAGCAACAACATAATATGTATACGAACCATTTCCCAGTTCTGCATCTGTATATGCTGTAGTCGGGAACGGAACATTACTTACTTCTGCAATCATCTCATCATTTCTGTAAACTTTATAACTCAGAAGTTCACGATCTCCAGGATCCCAGGTAAGATAAATGCTGTTACCATCAATGACTTCGCCCTGTAGATTGGCAGGAGGAACAATACCACCGCTTCCTGTTGCTGTGAGTGCTTTGATGCAGAAATTACCCGTATTTTGAAATCCTGAGGGATCATTATAATCATAGAAATCGAACCAGTCGTTTCCACTTTTGTAATAGCTTTCTCCCGGATTGGCAGAAGATTCCACGATCGTGCGATAATCCGCTCCCAATAAAACGGGAACATCTGAAGTTCTATCGTAGGGATGACCGCCTTGAGATAATGATAAATAAACATAGAAATCATCTCCGGCATTTAGTGGAACAACTGTATCCAGATCTACAGTGTGCAGTCCGGCATGTTCATAGTTTCCGCTTTTACTGGAAAGTTCATTACTGAGAACTGTACCGTCAAAATCAGCATAAATTTTCACTGTGAAATCTACATTATCTACAGCAGTAAAAAAATTAACTGAGTTTATTGTTTCATTATCTTCGGCAGTAAATGCATTGAAAGCCTCAGTTGCAACTGTAAGTGTATCGCGCCAGCCATGATAATCATGATAATAAATTTTATCGTAAGACATCGGTTCCACGTTTTGGAAGGAAATTGCGCCCATTTCGATATTGCGGCAACTGTGTTTATCGTAATACGAAATCCAGAAATAACCTCCATTACCCCAATTTGCTCCCCAGCTGTTTCGCACCAGCCAGGCTCCGGGCTGTGGAGCTTGTGTTACATGAGAATCGTCCCAGCCGATAATTGAAACGGCATGATTTGGCTCCAGATTGCTGGTTGGCGGTTGATAGTGATTATAGTTGCTGATAAAAGAGTTATCATAACACATGCAGGTTCCCAGAATTCCATAATCTATAATTATCTGTTTTATAACATCGATATTGGATAGATCATCTTCCAACCTGAACCATTCCACATCGCGTGGATAATAATAATGATAATCCGGCATCCAGCGGTTGGGAGCTGTAGCATTGCCGGTATAAGGTGCATCGATTTCTCGAATTGCGCCTTCTCCTCGAGAGAGATAAGCCGTAGTAACTCGATAATCACCTCCCATGTGAACTTCCAGACCGCTGCCTGTTGGCGGATCGATATCGTCGTTATTGTGCTGATTGAATCCATTCCACCAATCCAGATGACGCTCTGCCAGATTTGGTTCTCCGGTTTCTCCTGCAGATGTCCAGGCACCGGTCATCAATAGATTCCCTTCCATAGAAGCAAAAGCACCGAACGCCCAGCAAGTTCCGTATTGTCCTTGATTGCGCACATCAGGAACAAAATTTTCGCCATTAACATCTCGCAGATCATATTGGGCTG
This sequence is a window from Candidatus Cloacimonadota bacterium. Protein-coding genes within it:
- a CDS encoding T9SS type A sorting domain-containing protein gives rise to the protein MKNLILIIILVCLSTILLADPPAQYDLRDVNGENFVPDVRNQGQYGTCWAFGAFASMEGNLLMTGAWTSAGETGEPNLAERHLDWWNGFNQHNNDDIDPPTGSGLEVHMGGDYRVTTAYLSRGEGAIREIDAPYTGNATAPNRWMPDYHYYYPRDVEWFRLEDDLSNIDVIKQIIIDYGILGTCMCYDNSFISNYNHYQPPTSNLEPNHAVSIIGWDDSHVTQAPQPGAWLVRNSWGANWGNGGYFWISYYDKHSCRNIEMGAISFQNVEPMSYDKIYYHDYHGWRDTLTVATEAFNAFTAEDNETINSVNFFTAVDNVDFTVKIYADFDGTVLSNELSSKSGNYEHAGLHTVDLDTVVPLNAGDDFYVYLSLSQGGHPYDRTSDVPVLLGADYRTIVESSANPGESYYKSGNDWFDFYDYNDPSGFQNTGNFCIKALTATGSGGIVPPANLQGEVIDGNSIYLTWDPGDRELLSYKVYRNDEMIAEVSNVPFPTTAYTDAELGNGSYTYYVVAVYDQGESDPSPSITVDLVLAAPQNLTANSQGNNIALLWQPPAQSREFIEYIVYRDGAELNTTTTTFYVDINVPAGTYEYYVTALYSGDHQSDPSNIAVVEHTDAAGNLIPVNTELREIYPNPFNPTTTISYSLKQKSLVSIDIYNQKGQKITTLLDEEQNAGLQQVIWNGKDSNNRIVSSGIYFARFNAKSESGYVSNVKKLVLMK